The sequence CGAGTTTTTCGAGTCAGAAGGGTTTTGGGAGCTTGCACCGCCAATGATAACTGGAGCGGCGTGCGAGGGCGGCTCAACTCTGTTTGAAATGGACTACTTCGGGCAAAAGGCATATCTGACTCAAAGCAGCCAGCTTTATGCTGAGGTATTCACGACAGCCCTTGAGAAGGTTTTTGTTCTAGCCCCCTCATTTCGGGCTGAGCCATCTCGAACAGTGCGCCACTTGTGCGAATACTGGCACCTTGAGCCTGAAATGGCCTTCTACAACCAGAAAATGAACATGGAACTCCAGGAAAAAATGCTTGAAACTGTATGCCAAAAAATGGCGGCAAACCATGCAGATATATTGCAGGCTCTTGGCCGCGACCCTGACAAGCTCAAAGCAGTTAAAGCCCCATTCATGCGGATGACTTACGAAGATGCGGTGGAGCTTGCGATAAAAAAAGGCGCTAACATAAAAATGGGCCAGGACATTGGCGCAGACGAGGAGGCGCTTCTCACCTGCGAGGAGGAAAAGCCGATTTTTGTGACAAACTTCCCAAAGGATATCAAGGCGTTTTACATGCGCGAGGACCCGGAAAACCCAGGAACTGTGCTCAATGCAGACTGCCTGGCGCCTGAAGGGCACGGGGAAATTATCGGCGGCTCGGAGAGGATTTGGAATTATGATGAGCTGATGGCGCGCATAAAGGAGAACAATCTCAATCCCAAGGACTACGGGTGGTACATTGACCTGCGCAGGTATGGCTCCTACCCTCACTCTGGCTTTGGGCTTGGAATTG is a genomic window of Candidatus Parvarchaeota archaeon containing:
- the asnS gene encoding asparagine--tRNA ligase gives rise to the protein MGKQNNIEGIHMKKSNLAGNESQGAKPTQAAGAQGPKTLSESHLAQSKFEKIGEILSGNHSGSKVSIRGWVHRSRTSGGLAFIVVRDSTGVIQCAVKKDAVGDDSFQQASTAYLESTIVIEGTAKEDKRAPGGYELAATGVQLISKGEPFPIAKDQSVEFLLDTRHLWLRSQKLTNIMKARHLMIKYLREFFESEGFWELAPPMITGAACEGGSTLFEMDYFGQKAYLTQSSQLYAEVFTTALEKVFVLAPSFRAEPSRTVRHLCEYWHLEPEMAFYNQKMNMELQEKMLETVCQKMAANHADILQALGRDPDKLKAVKAPFMRMTYEDAVELAIKKGANIKMGQDIGADEEALLTCEEEKPIFVTNFPKDIKAFYMREDPENPGTVLNADCLAPEGHGEIIGGSERIWNYDELMARIKENNLNPKDYGWYIDLRRYGSYPHSGFGLGI